Proteins encoded by one window of Electrophorus electricus isolate fEleEle1 chromosome 17, fEleEle1.pri, whole genome shotgun sequence:
- the scaf4a gene encoding SR-related and CTD-associated factor 4 isoform X3, translating to MDAVNAFNHELFSLMESKPPISRAKMISITKSAIKAIKLYKHVVQIVEKFIKKCKPEYKVPGLYVVDSIVRQSRHQFGADKDVFGPRFTKNITGTFENLCLCPTEDRSKIVRVLNLWQKNGVFKIEVIQPLLDMAAGSSSSAELPPMDNGPDGATSPPSPAREVENHPDVSANSVPVPVPQLQNSDAFAAVAQLFQSSQGQQQLQQMLQTFQQTSKPQSPVVENSATAPLHVQTPSVPPTTGLAPCLPHASQPVERKATFDKKLLDRFDYDDEPEGGEETKKDETSSVQPAFGFPEGAQQPQQASAAFPQPANQMQHFQQHMMGMTQDQQVLPPNGQVPGFGRMPLQPYPGMMPPMGQPPTTVPTGFPGAYPPQNDVFSQLMAGQPHQESSVDLDTSSRHHPDGRQSRSQSGSRSPKRRRSRSNSRSRRSRHRHSRSRSRERRRHSPRSRSQERRDRERERERERRQKGLPPVKPDTLSVCSTTLWVGQLDKRTQQQDVACLLEEFGQIESINMIPPRGCAYIVMVHRQDAFRALQKLSRGTYKVNQKAIKIAWALNKGIKSDFKQYWDVELGVTYIPWSKLKTEDLEVFREGSMLDPDTLSPEWRGLQAELEIPDEASQNGRTDVGQTDESPALLPAQAPPIQPAGSAGPVGVPPPGFPAPMNIPPPSFPPGVPPPPGPFMRPGFNPMQMPPGFLPPGAMPPIGSAGPLPPTSGISMPPVSGSVEELPGDPPGVGSRVSREGADAFSPVPGNQVPPGGLPGMSMQNPPGLLGSRPGVMPLQRPPGMPPPHLQRFPMPPPRPGMPPMPPQMMPPRGPPQMMHCEPPPGGFAMPPPPHPMRGPFPPPGPPFMRPSGPRGPDVPTEDQEGRPFRGERAAPSRERDRDQDWYGGRRPFGEGRAAERPEGRDRFGSWHEEAEQRAGRDRVRERRDWRRSPEPERERDREREGEERGKRSRDRERSTRWDKDDRLDRLASMAGAPNGHEMLRDSSSSDRPVDSAKELPQITAEAPVHPAEATSESQGVQSQAAEQTKSSES from the exons TTGTTCTCCCTGATGGAGTCCAAACCTCCCATCTCAAGGGCGAAGATGATCTCCATTACCAAGTCTGCCATAAAGGCCATTAAA TTATACAAGCATGTTGTCCAAATTGTTGAGAAATTTATTAAGAAG TGCAAGCCTGAATACAAAGTGCCAGGCCTCTATGTGGTGGACTCCATAGTTCGACAGTCCCGCCATCAGTTTGGTGCAGACAAAGATGTGTTTGGTCCAAGGTTCACCAAGAATATCACTGGGACTTTTGAAAACCTCTGCTTGTGTCCCACAGAGGACAGG AGTAAAATAGTGCGGGTGCTGAACCTGTGGCAGAAGAATGGAGTGTTTAAGATCGAAGTGATCCAGCCACTCCTGGACATGGCTGCTGGATCCAGCAGTTCAGCTGAACTCCCACCCATGGACAATGGGCCAGATGGGG CTACATCCCCTCCTTCCCCGGCACGGGAGGTGGAGAACCACCCTGACGTGTCAGCAAATTCTGTGCCTGTGCCCGTGCCGCAGCTGCAGAACTCGGACGCCTTTGCTGCCGTAGCGCAGCTCTTCCAGTCCTCCCAAGGGCAGCAG CAGCTCCAGCAGATGCTGCAGACGTTCCAGCAGACCAGCAAGCCCCAGTCTCCAGTGGTGGAGAATAGTGCCACGGCGCCCCTCCACGTACAGACGCCCTCCGTGCCGCCGACTACCGGGCTGGCCCCGTGCCTCCCACATGCCTCACAGCCCGTAGAGAGAAAAGCCACCTTCGACAAG AAACTTCTCGATCGCTTTGATTATGATGACGAGCcagagggtggagaggagacCAAGAAGGATGAGACGTCCTCCGTCCAGCCTGCTTT tggCTTTCCTGAAGGAGCCCAACAGCCTCAGCAAGCTTCAGCAGCCTTCCcccagccagccaatcagatgcAGCACTTCCAGCAGCACATGATGGGCATGACTCAGGACCAACAG GTTCTACCTCCGAACGGGCAGGTCCCGGGTTTCGGCCGGATGCCCCTTCAGCCCTACCCGGGAATGATGCCCCCGATGGGGCAGCCCCCCACCACAGTGCCCACTGGCTTCCCTGGGGCCTACCCTCCTCAGAATGACGTCTTCTCTCAGCTCATGGCAGGGCAGCCTCATCAG GAATCCTCTGTGGATTTAGATACATCTTCAAGACATCATCCAGACGGCAGACAGTCTCGGTCCCAGTCAGGGTCAAG ATCCCCAAAGCGGAGGCGGTCACGGTCCAACTCGCGCTCCAGGCGTTCGCGACACCGTCATTCCCGCTCGCGCTCCAGGGAGCGCCGACGGCACTCGCCTCGCTCCCGCTCCCAGGAGCGGAGGGATCGGGAGAGGGAACGAGAGCGGGAACGCAGGCAGAAGGGCTTGCCTCCTGTCAAACCAGACACGCTAAGCG TGTGCAGCACTACTCTATGGGTGGGACAACTGGACAAGAGGACTCAGCAGCAGGATGTGGCCTGTCTCTTAGAGGAGTTTGGCCAGATAGAGTCAATAAAC ATGATTCCACCTCGAGGCTGCGCCTACATTGTCATGGTTCATCGGCAGGATGCCTTTCGAGCTCTCCAGAAGCTTAGCAGAGGAACATACAAAGTCAACCAAAAAGCCATTAAG ATCGCCTGGGCTCTAAACAAAGGCATAAAGTCTGACTTTAAGCAGTACTGGGATGTGGAGCTGGGTGTCACATACATTCCCTGGTCCAAATTGAAGACGGAGGATCTGGAGGTGTTCAGAGAGGGTAGTATGCTGGACCCAGATACACTTTCCCCAG AGTGGCGAGGCCTTCAGGCTGAGCTGGAGATCCCAGACGAGGCGTCCCAGAATGGCAGGACAGACGTGGGGCAGACTGATGAGAGCCCAGCTCTGCTCCCTGCACAG GCTCCTCCTATCCAGCCAGCAGGGTCTGCTGGGCCCGTTGGGGTTCCACCACCAGGCTTCCCTGCTCCCATGAACATCCCACCACCCTCATTTCCACCCGGAGTTCCTCCACCTCCTGGGCCCTTTATGAGACCTGGGTTTAACCCCATGCAGATGCCCCCAG GATTCCTCCCTCCTGGTGCCATGCCTCCTATTGGCTCAGCTGGTCCCCTGCCGCCCACGTCGGGCATCAGCATGCCACCAG TTAGTGGCTCAGTGGAGGAACTGCCAGGCGATCCACCAGGGGTGGGCTCCAGGGTCAGTAGGGAAGGAGCAGATGCATTCAGCCCTGTTCCAG GGAACCAGGTTCCACCAGGTGGTCTGCCAGGGATGAGCATGCAAAATCCACCAGGGCTTTTAGGCTCAAGGCCAGGTGTGATGCCTCTACAGCGCCCCCCGGGGATGCCCCCTCCACACCTACAGCGTTTCCCCATGCCACCTCCACGGCCAGGCATGCCACCAATGCCCCCGCAGATGATGCCACCCAGGGGCCCACCTCAGATGATGCATTGTGAACCTCCACCAGGGGGCTTTGCTATGcctcccccaccacaccccaTGAGAGGCCCCTTCCCGCCTCCTGGCCCTCCATTCATGAGGCCGAGTGGGCCAAGAGGACCAGATGTGCCTACAGAGGACCAGGAGGGCCGACCCTTCCGGGGCGAGCGGGCCGCACCCAGCCGCGAGcgggacagggaccaggactGGTACGGCGGACGCCGGCCATTCGGCGAGGGACGTGCTGCAGAGAGGCCAGAGGGACGCGACCGCTTCGGGAGCTGGCACGAGGAGGCGGAGCAGAGGGCTGGGCGGGACAGAGTCCGGGAGCGGAGAGACTGGAGGCGGAGCcctgagccagagagagagagagaccgggagagggagggtgaggagCGTGGCAAACGtagcagagacagggagaggagcacCCGCTGGGACAAGGATGACAGACTGGACAGATTGGCCAGCATGGCCGGAGCACCCAATGGACATGAGATGCTCAGAGACTCGAGCAGCTCCGACCGCCCGGTAGACTCTGCTAAAGAACTGCCCCAAATCACGGCAGAAGCCCCAGTCCATCCTGCTGAAGCAACCTCAGAGTCGCAGGGAGTTCAGAGCCAAGCGGCAGAGCAAACTAAGTCATCTGAGTCATAG
- the scaf4a gene encoding SR-related and CTD-associated factor 4 isoform X5: protein MESKPPISRAKMISITKSAIKAIKLYKHVVQIVEKFIKKCKPEYKVPGLYVVDSIVRQSRHQFGADKDVFGPRFTKNITGTFENLCLCPTEDRSKIVRVLNLWQKNGVFKIEVIQPLLDMAAGSSSSAELPPMDNGPDGATSPPSPAREVENHPDVSANSVPVPVPQLQNSDAFAAVAQLFQSSQGQQQLQQMLQTFQQTSKPQSPVVENSATAPLHVQTPSVPPTTGLAPCLPHASQPVERKATFDKKLLDRFDYDDEPEGGEETKKDETSSVQPAFGFPEGAQQPQQASAAFPQPANQMQHFQQHMMGMTQDQQVLPPNGQVPGFGRMPLQPYPGMMPPMGQPPTTVPTGFPGAYPPQNDVFSQLMAGQPHQESSVDLDTSSRHHPDGRQSRSQSGSRSPKRRRSRSNSRSRRSRHRHSRSRSRERRRHSPRSRSQERRDRERERERERRQKGLPPVKPDTLSVCSTTLWVGQLDKRTQQQDVACLLEEFGQIESINMIPPRGCAYIVMVHRQDAFRALQKLSRGTYKVNQKAIKIAWALNKGIKSDFKQYWDVELGVTYIPWSKLKTEDLEVFREGSMLDPDTLSPEWRGLQAELEIPDEASQNGRTDVGQTDESPALLPAQAPPIQPAGSAGPVGVPPPGFPAPMNIPPPSFPPGVPPPPGPFMRPGFNPMQMPPGFLPPGAMPPIGSAGPLPPTSGISMPPVSGSVEELPGDPPGVGSRVSREGADAFSPVPGNQVPPGGLPGMSMQNPPGLLGSRPGVMPLQRPPGMPPPHLQRFPMPPPRPGMPPMPPQMMPPRGPPQMMHCEPPPGGFAMPPPPHPMRGPFPPPGPPFMRPSGPRGPDVPTEDQEGRPFRGERAAPSRERDRDQDWYGGRRPFGEGRAAERPEGRDRFGSWHEEAEQRAGRDRVRERRDWRRSPEPERERDREREGEERGKRSRDRERSTRWDKDDRLDRLASMAGAPNGHEMLRDSSSSDRPVDSAKELPQITAEAPVHPAEATSESQGVQSQAAEQTKSSES, encoded by the exons ATGGAGTCCAAACCTCCCATCTCAAGGGCGAAGATGATCTCCATTACCAAGTCTGCCATAAAGGCCATTAAA TTATACAAGCATGTTGTCCAAATTGTTGAGAAATTTATTAAGAAG TGCAAGCCTGAATACAAAGTGCCAGGCCTCTATGTGGTGGACTCCATAGTTCGACAGTCCCGCCATCAGTTTGGTGCAGACAAAGATGTGTTTGGTCCAAGGTTCACCAAGAATATCACTGGGACTTTTGAAAACCTCTGCTTGTGTCCCACAGAGGACAGG AGTAAAATAGTGCGGGTGCTGAACCTGTGGCAGAAGAATGGAGTGTTTAAGATCGAAGTGATCCAGCCACTCCTGGACATGGCTGCTGGATCCAGCAGTTCAGCTGAACTCCCACCCATGGACAATGGGCCAGATGGGG CTACATCCCCTCCTTCCCCGGCACGGGAGGTGGAGAACCACCCTGACGTGTCAGCAAATTCTGTGCCTGTGCCCGTGCCGCAGCTGCAGAACTCGGACGCCTTTGCTGCCGTAGCGCAGCTCTTCCAGTCCTCCCAAGGGCAGCAG CAGCTCCAGCAGATGCTGCAGACGTTCCAGCAGACCAGCAAGCCCCAGTCTCCAGTGGTGGAGAATAGTGCCACGGCGCCCCTCCACGTACAGACGCCCTCCGTGCCGCCGACTACCGGGCTGGCCCCGTGCCTCCCACATGCCTCACAGCCCGTAGAGAGAAAAGCCACCTTCGACAAG AAACTTCTCGATCGCTTTGATTATGATGACGAGCcagagggtggagaggagacCAAGAAGGATGAGACGTCCTCCGTCCAGCCTGCTTT tggCTTTCCTGAAGGAGCCCAACAGCCTCAGCAAGCTTCAGCAGCCTTCCcccagccagccaatcagatgcAGCACTTCCAGCAGCACATGATGGGCATGACTCAGGACCAACAG GTTCTACCTCCGAACGGGCAGGTCCCGGGTTTCGGCCGGATGCCCCTTCAGCCCTACCCGGGAATGATGCCCCCGATGGGGCAGCCCCCCACCACAGTGCCCACTGGCTTCCCTGGGGCCTACCCTCCTCAGAATGACGTCTTCTCTCAGCTCATGGCAGGGCAGCCTCATCAG GAATCCTCTGTGGATTTAGATACATCTTCAAGACATCATCCAGACGGCAGACAGTCTCGGTCCCAGTCAGGGTCAAG ATCCCCAAAGCGGAGGCGGTCACGGTCCAACTCGCGCTCCAGGCGTTCGCGACACCGTCATTCCCGCTCGCGCTCCAGGGAGCGCCGACGGCACTCGCCTCGCTCCCGCTCCCAGGAGCGGAGGGATCGGGAGAGGGAACGAGAGCGGGAACGCAGGCAGAAGGGCTTGCCTCCTGTCAAACCAGACACGCTAAGCG TGTGCAGCACTACTCTATGGGTGGGACAACTGGACAAGAGGACTCAGCAGCAGGATGTGGCCTGTCTCTTAGAGGAGTTTGGCCAGATAGAGTCAATAAAC ATGATTCCACCTCGAGGCTGCGCCTACATTGTCATGGTTCATCGGCAGGATGCCTTTCGAGCTCTCCAGAAGCTTAGCAGAGGAACATACAAAGTCAACCAAAAAGCCATTAAG ATCGCCTGGGCTCTAAACAAAGGCATAAAGTCTGACTTTAAGCAGTACTGGGATGTGGAGCTGGGTGTCACATACATTCCCTGGTCCAAATTGAAGACGGAGGATCTGGAGGTGTTCAGAGAGGGTAGTATGCTGGACCCAGATACACTTTCCCCAG AGTGGCGAGGCCTTCAGGCTGAGCTGGAGATCCCAGACGAGGCGTCCCAGAATGGCAGGACAGACGTGGGGCAGACTGATGAGAGCCCAGCTCTGCTCCCTGCACAG GCTCCTCCTATCCAGCCAGCAGGGTCTGCTGGGCCCGTTGGGGTTCCACCACCAGGCTTCCCTGCTCCCATGAACATCCCACCACCCTCATTTCCACCCGGAGTTCCTCCACCTCCTGGGCCCTTTATGAGACCTGGGTTTAACCCCATGCAGATGCCCCCAG GATTCCTCCCTCCTGGTGCCATGCCTCCTATTGGCTCAGCTGGTCCCCTGCCGCCCACGTCGGGCATCAGCATGCCACCAG TTAGTGGCTCAGTGGAGGAACTGCCAGGCGATCCACCAGGGGTGGGCTCCAGGGTCAGTAGGGAAGGAGCAGATGCATTCAGCCCTGTTCCAG GGAACCAGGTTCCACCAGGTGGTCTGCCAGGGATGAGCATGCAAAATCCACCAGGGCTTTTAGGCTCAAGGCCAGGTGTGATGCCTCTACAGCGCCCCCCGGGGATGCCCCCTCCACACCTACAGCGTTTCCCCATGCCACCTCCACGGCCAGGCATGCCACCAATGCCCCCGCAGATGATGCCACCCAGGGGCCCACCTCAGATGATGCATTGTGAACCTCCACCAGGGGGCTTTGCTATGcctcccccaccacaccccaTGAGAGGCCCCTTCCCGCCTCCTGGCCCTCCATTCATGAGGCCGAGTGGGCCAAGAGGACCAGATGTGCCTACAGAGGACCAGGAGGGCCGACCCTTCCGGGGCGAGCGGGCCGCACCCAGCCGCGAGcgggacagggaccaggactGGTACGGCGGACGCCGGCCATTCGGCGAGGGACGTGCTGCAGAGAGGCCAGAGGGACGCGACCGCTTCGGGAGCTGGCACGAGGAGGCGGAGCAGAGGGCTGGGCGGGACAGAGTCCGGGAGCGGAGAGACTGGAGGCGGAGCcctgagccagagagagagagagaccgggagagggagggtgaggagCGTGGCAAACGtagcagagacagggagaggagcacCCGCTGGGACAAGGATGACAGACTGGACAGATTGGCCAGCATGGCCGGAGCACCCAATGGACATGAGATGCTCAGAGACTCGAGCAGCTCCGACCGCCCGGTAGACTCTGCTAAAGAACTGCCCCAAATCACGGCAGAAGCCCCAGTCCATCCTGCTGAAGCAACCTCAGAGTCGCAGGGAGTTCAGAGCCAAGCGGCAGAGCAAACTAAGTCATCTGAGTCATAG